The Streptomyces sp. NBC_00440 genome contains a region encoding:
- a CDS encoding SAV2148 family HEPN domain-containing protein has translation MGSGGLELPPGDPGHDGGSAGVPPGAVSLARPMEIGAELDWDAGAWNEVRTRAQRAGRAYIWLNLVEQRLRAVVAAVLRPIYEPVHADDWVVAAAGPAGQEWVQRAVAVREVSRRKGYLLDPADDNVLSFLTLPQLRELMVQHWPCFEPYYDDRRDVELALDELEVTRNVVSRNRALSEAVLAQAERASSRLLNILGAGSGAPSADRLPVDAVEDLVGDRYADVIGVHPDRVRLQRQIPAEDLFGGARRLDAIGIGLNLLVQNFSGRRLVRLAESGCRVRLLFLNPASSAVKRRERELGLKKGELSRAVETNILHMRRVRARLRDPGAFEIHVFDETPRFMACLVDGDGADGLAVVQSYLRRARGMEAPVLVLRGGGRAVVRHGQDSEHGLFETYRDEFESVWGDSRPVS, from the coding sequence GTGGGCTCGGGAGGGCTGGAGTTGCCCCCAGGTGACCCGGGTCACGACGGGGGCTCCGCAGGTGTCCCACCCGGGGCGGTCTCCCTGGCGAGGCCCATGGAGATCGGGGCGGAACTCGACTGGGACGCCGGCGCCTGGAACGAGGTGCGGACCCGTGCGCAGCGCGCCGGACGCGCCTACATCTGGCTGAATCTGGTCGAGCAGCGCCTCCGCGCGGTGGTGGCCGCCGTGCTGCGCCCCATCTACGAACCGGTGCACGCCGACGACTGGGTGGTCGCGGCCGCGGGCCCGGCAGGTCAGGAGTGGGTGCAGCGTGCCGTTGCCGTACGGGAGGTCTCGCGCCGCAAGGGCTATCTGCTGGACCCGGCCGACGACAACGTCCTGAGCTTCCTCACCCTGCCGCAGCTGCGCGAGCTGATGGTCCAGCACTGGCCGTGCTTCGAGCCGTACTACGACGACCGGCGCGATGTGGAACTGGCCCTGGACGAGCTGGAGGTCACCCGCAACGTGGTCTCCCGCAACCGGGCGCTCTCCGAGGCGGTGCTGGCCCAGGCGGAACGGGCCTCGTCGCGCCTGCTGAACATCCTGGGCGCGGGGTCGGGCGCGCCGTCCGCCGACCGGCTCCCGGTGGACGCGGTCGAGGACCTGGTGGGGGACCGGTACGCGGACGTCATCGGCGTCCACCCGGACCGCGTCCGACTCCAGCGGCAGATCCCCGCCGAGGACCTCTTCGGCGGGGCGCGCAGGCTCGACGCGATAGGGATAGGCCTGAACCTCCTCGTCCAGAACTTCTCGGGCCGCAGGCTGGTCCGGCTGGCCGAGTCGGGATGCCGGGTCCGGCTGCTCTTCCTGAACCCCGCCAGCAGCGCGGTCAAGCGGCGCGAGCGGGAACTGGGGCTCAAGAAGGGCGAGCTGAGCCGGGCGGTGGAGACGAACATCCTGCACATGCGCCGGGTGCGAGCCCGGCTGCGGGACCCCGGGGCCTTCGAGATCCATGTGTTCGACGAGACGCCGCGCTTCATGGCCTGTCTGGTCGACGGCGACGGTGCGGACGGTCTCGCGGTCGTCCAGTCGTATCTGCGCAGGGCGCGCGGGATGGAGGCGCCGGTCCTGGTGCTCCGGGGCGGCGGGCGTGCGGTGGTCCGGCACGGGCAGGACTCGGAGCACGGCCTCTTCGAGACGTACCGGGACGAGTTCGAGTCCGTGTGGGGCGATTCGCGGCCGGTTTCCTGA
- a CDS encoding 3'-5' exonuclease, translated as MSWHRGPLVGFDLETTGTDVETDRIVTAAVVRLGADGGIEEQRTWLIDPGVAIPEQAAAIHGISTDHAREHGARAASAVEEIAHTVAGVLRSGVPLVVMNARYDLSLLDRECGRHGVASVSERLGTVPSPVIDPLVIDKHVDKYRRGKRALQALCAYYGVALDDAHDASADAVAAARVVRRMGELHEPVGRMPLADLHGLQVRAAAEQSASLEAYLRRTADPAAVVEAAWPVIPRSR; from the coding sequence ATGAGCTGGCACCGGGGACCACTGGTCGGCTTCGACCTGGAGACGACAGGCACCGACGTCGAGACCGACCGCATCGTCACGGCGGCGGTCGTGCGGCTGGGCGCGGACGGTGGCATCGAGGAGCAGCGCACCTGGCTGATCGACCCGGGGGTGGCGATACCGGAGCAGGCGGCGGCGATCCACGGCATCTCGACGGACCACGCCCGCGAGCACGGGGCCCGGGCGGCCTCCGCTGTCGAGGAGATCGCTCACACGGTTGCCGGGGTGCTGCGCTCGGGGGTGCCGCTGGTGGTGATGAACGCGCGGTACGACCTGTCGCTCCTGGACCGTGAGTGCGGGCGTCATGGGGTGGCGTCGGTCAGCGAGCGGCTCGGCACCGTGCCGTCGCCCGTCATCGACCCGCTGGTGATCGACAAACACGTCGACAAGTACCGCAGGGGCAAGCGCGCCCTCCAGGCGCTGTGCGCCTACTACGGGGTGGCGCTCGACGACGCGCACGACGCGAGCGCGGACGCGGTGGCCGCCGCCCGGGTGGTACGCCGCATGGGGGAGCTGCACGAGCCCGTGGGGAGAATGCCGTTGGCGGACCTGCACGGCCTCCAGGTGCGTGCGGCAGCGGAGCAGTCGGCCTCACTGGAGGCGTATCTGCGACGCACCGCCGACCCGGCGGCGGTCGTGGAGGCGGCCTGGCCGGTCATCCCCCGGAGCCGGTGA
- a CDS encoding VOC family protein, whose translation MATEGIEAVFLTTHNWGRAAKFFQALGYELEFSTDHNSGRLRSVDGPYLFIAEVPEDQEPQTQMVLKVPDADAFSPDPAVEVVTPFEETHFGTRAMTIRDPDGRHWSVQAPAKN comes from the coding sequence ATGGCGACCGAAGGAATCGAGGCCGTGTTCCTGACGACCCACAACTGGGGCAGGGCGGCGAAGTTCTTCCAGGCGCTGGGCTACGAGCTGGAGTTCTCGACCGACCACAACTCCGGCCGGCTCCGCAGCGTCGACGGACCGTACCTCTTCATCGCCGAAGTCCCCGAGGACCAGGAGCCCCAGACGCAGATGGTGCTGAAGGTGCCGGACGCGGACGCGTTCAGTCCGGATCCTGCCGTCGAGGTCGTCACGCCGTTCGAGGAGACCCACTTCGGAACCAGGGCGATGACCATCCGCGACCCCGACGGGCGCCACTGGAGCGTCCAGGCCCCCGCCAAGAACTGA
- a CDS encoding phosphotransferase enzyme family protein — MDESTARDILRTTGLAKDAELLALGENAVFADGGLVIKVGRAPELLERAERELSVAGWLAEAGIPSVRAAEPSPRLADGHPVTLWHRLPDAVRPAEPADLAALLRSVHTLPAPDFALPRRELLGGVERWLRLAGDAIDPADADYLRERRDGFASAAAALTPHLPPGPIHGDALPRNVHITPQGPVLVDLETFSSDLREHDLVVMALSRDRYGVPPEAYDSFVRTYGWDVREWEGCTVLRGARETASCAWVAQHAPANPRALDEFRRRVASLRENDPGVRWYPF, encoded by the coding sequence TGGCGAAGGACGCGGAGCTGCTGGCGCTGGGTGAGAACGCGGTCTTCGCGGACGGCGGGCTCGTCATCAAGGTGGGCAGGGCCCCGGAGCTGCTGGAGCGCGCGGAGCGCGAACTCTCCGTGGCGGGCTGGCTCGCGGAGGCGGGCATCCCCTCGGTGCGCGCGGCCGAGCCGTCGCCGCGGCTGGCGGACGGGCATCCGGTCACGCTCTGGCACCGGCTCCCCGACGCGGTCCGCCCGGCCGAGCCGGCGGACCTCGCGGCGCTGCTGCGCTCCGTCCACACGCTGCCCGCACCGGACTTCGCGCTCCCCCGGCGTGAACTCCTGGGCGGGGTCGAGCGCTGGCTGCGGCTCGCGGGGGACGCCATCGACCCGGCGGACGCGGACTACCTCCGCGAGCGCCGCGACGGCTTCGCCTCGGCGGCGGCCGCACTGACGCCCCACCTGCCCCCGGGCCCGATCCACGGCGACGCGCTCCCGCGCAATGTCCACATCACCCCGCAAGGACCGGTCCTGGTCGACCTGGAGACGTTCTCTTCGGACCTGCGGGAGCACGACCTGGTCGTCATGGCCCTGTCCCGCGACCGCTACGGGGTGCCCCCGGAGGCGTACGACTCCTTCGTCCGCACCTACGGCTGGGACGTCCGCGAATGGGAGGGCTGCACGGTCCTGCGCGGCGCCCGCGAGACGGCAAGCTGCGCCTGGGTCGCCCAGCACGCCCCGGCGAACCCCCGGGCGCTCGACGAGTTCCGCCGCAGGGTGGCGTCACTGCGCGAGAACGACCCCGGGGTCCGGTGGTATCCGTTCTAG